In Mixophyes fleayi isolate aMixFle1 chromosome 11, aMixFle1.hap1, whole genome shotgun sequence, one DNA window encodes the following:
- the CNOT3 gene encoding CCR4-NOT transcription complex subunit 3 isoform X3 — MSQESQQKHPACIKYEENPSLVKEIWRIRENYRVREIDRCLKKVSEGVEQFEDIWQKLSSMSSQLHNAANANQKEKYEADLKKEIKKLQRLRDQIKTWVASNEIKDKRQLIENRKLIETQMERFKVVERETKTKAYSKEGLGLAQKVDPAQKEKEEVGQWLTNTIDSLNMGVDQFESEVESLSVQTRKKKGDKDQKQDRIEGLKRHIERHRYHIRMLETILRMLDNDSINVDSIRKIKDDVEYYLDSSQDPDFEENEFLYDDLDLEDIPQALAATSPPGHSHMEDEIFNQSSSTPTSTTSSSPIPPSPANCTTENSEDDKKIRGRSTDSEVSQSPAVTPSYHIGSSSSTSSSVGNGPGTNSNGAVSNSSSTSSNSSINNNSKNNPSSGHTSGTPTPYAQAVAPPPSTTNTSQPRPPSVQQNTSKQNGATSYSSVVADNSTDTALSNSSQSQSSQSVIHNPPTSTAKETNSVSQPSSSSSTSTGPSLLLPLNVNPPSSPTPSFSDPKPSQPLLNGPPQFSSMPEIKSDPLPDIWRNKLPNIEAPLPCYSLNSICRAKAPEPLSTLKSMAERAAIGTSLEDSVPLILPEREIMITTTATQPPATQPSTQLSEVNIPLSLGVCPLGPVPLTTDQLYQQAMEDAAWHHMPHPSDSERIRQYLPRNPCPTPQYHHQMPPPHSDTVEFYQRLSTETLFFIFYYLEGTKAQYLAAKALKKQSWRFHTKYMMWFQRHEEPKTITDEFEQGTYIYFDYEKWGQRKKEGFTFEYRYLEDRDLQ, encoded by the exons CATCCTGCCTGTATAAAGTATGAAGAAAACCCATCTCTAGTGAAGGAAATATGGCGGATAAGAGAAAACTACAGGGTAA GAGAGATTGATCGGTGTTTGAAAAAGGTGTCAGAAGGAGTGGAGCAGTTTGAAGACATTTGGCAAAAG TTGTCTTCAATGTCTTCGCAGCTACACAATGCGGCAAATGCCAACCAGAAAGAGAAATATGAAGCAGACTTAAAGAAAGAGATTAAGAAGCTACAG AGATTGCGGGACCAAATAAAGACATGGGTGGCATCTAATGAGATCAAGGACAAGAGGCAGCTTATTGAAAACCGAAAACTAATAGAAACG CAAATGGAAAGGTTCAAAGTAGTAGAACGGGAGACAAAGACAAAAGCGTACTCCAAGGAAGGTCTTGGGCTCGCTCAGAAGGTGGACCCAGCGCAGAAAGAGAAGGAAGAAGTTGGACAGTGGCTAACG AACACAATTGACTCTTTGAACATGGGCGTGGATCAGTTTGAGAGTGAAGTAGAGTCTTTGTCGGTACAAACGCGGAAAAAGAAAGGAGACAAGGAT CAGAAGCAGGACAGGATCGAGGGACTGAAGCGGCACATAGAGCGACATCGGTACCACATACGAATGCTGGAAACCATTCTGCGAATGTTGGATAATGACTCAATCAATGTGGATTCAATCAGGAAGATTAAAGATGATGTAGAATACTACTTGGACTCTTCGCAAGATCCAGATTTCGAGGAGAATGAGTTCCTGTATGATGACCTTGATTTAGAAGACATTC CACAGGCGCTGGCAGCTACTTCCCCACCAGGCCACAGTCACATGGAGGATGAGATATTTAACCAATCTAGCAGCACTCCTACCTCCACTACATCAAGCTCTCCTATTCCACCTAGTCCTGCCAACTGCACCACA GAAAACTCTGAAGATGACAAGAAAATCCGAGGCAGGTCTACGGACAGCGAAGTCAGTCAG TCCCCTGCAGTGACTCCGAGTTACCACATAGGAAGCAGTTCCAGCACCTCGTCGTCTGTGGGGAACGGGCCGGGTACAAACAGCAATGGCGCAGTATCGAATAGCAGCAGTacgagcagcaacagcagcatcaaCAACAACAGCAAAAACAACCCGTCCAGCGGACACACGTCTGGTACCCCGACACCTTATGCACAGGCGGTGGCTCCTCCTCCCTCTACTACAAACACATCGCAGCCTAGGCCACCTAGTGTACAGCAAAACACGAGCAAGCAAAATGGAGCAACAA GTTACAGCTCTGTAGTAGCAGATAATTCAACAGATACTGCACTTAGTAATAGCAGCCAGTCACAATCAAGCCAGTCTGTGATTCACAACCCACCAACAAGCACTGC GAAGGAGACAAACAGTGTCTCCCAGCCATCCAGCAGCAGTAGTACCAGCACTGGGCCCAGTTTACTTTTACCTTTAAATGTAAATCCTCCTAGTTCGCCAACGCCCAGTTTCAGTGACCCCAAACCCAGCCAGCCACTGCTAAACGGGCCACCCCAGTTCAGCTCCATGCCAGAGATCAAG TCTGATCCACTGCCGGACATATGGAGAAACAAACTTCCTAATATTGAAGCCCCACTGCCTTGTTACTCTCTGAATTCAATATGCAGAGCCAAG GCGCCAGAGCCTCTAAGTACACTGAAATCCATGGCTGAACGGGCAGCTATTGGAACAAGCTTAGAAGATTCAGTTCCTCTCATTTTGCCTGAGCGGG AAATTATGATCACTACAACCGCAACACAGCCTCCCGCTACTCAACCCTCAACGCAGCTTTCTGAAGTGAATATCCCTCTGTCACTGGGGGTGTGTCCTCTGGGTCCTGTGCCCCTCACCACAGATCAGCTTTACCAGCAAGCGATGGAAGATGCAGCGTGGCATCATATGCCTCACCCGTCTGATTCAGAAAGAATACG gCAATATCTCCCACGAAATCCGTGCCCAACGCCTCAGTATCACCACCAGATGCCCCCACCTCATTCGGACACAGTAGAGTTCTACCAGCGACTTTCCACAGAGACTCTCTTCTTTATCTTCTACTATCTGGAG GGCACTAAAGCACAGTATTTAGCTGCTAAAGCTCTGAAGAAACAGTCTTGGAGGTTTCACACCAAATACATGATGTGGTTTCAGAGACACGAAGAGCCCAAGACGATAACAGATGAGTTTGAGCAG GGGACATATATATACTTTGACTATGAAAAATGGGGCCAGAGGAAGAAAGAAGGATTTACATTTGAATACCGTTATCTTGAGGATCGTGATTTACAATGA
- the CNOT3 gene encoding CCR4-NOT transcription complex subunit 3 isoform X5 — protein sequence MHLREQLSMSQESQQKHPACIKYEENPSLVKEIWRIRENYRVREIDRCLKKVSEGVEQFEDIWQKLSSMSSQLHNAANANQKEKYEADLKKEIKKLQRLRDQIKTWVASNEIKDKRQLIENRKLIETQMERFKVVERETKTKAYSKEGLGLAQKVDPAQKEKEEVGQWLTNTIDSLNMGVDQFESEVESLSVQTRKKKGDKDQKQDRIEGLKRHIERHRYHIRMLETILRMLDNDSINVDSIRKIKDDVEYYLDSSQDPDFEENEFLYDDLDLEDIPQALAATSPPGHSHMEDEIFNQSSSTPTSTTSSSPIPPSPANCTTENSEDDKKIRGRSTDSEVSQSPAKNGSKSIHNNHHPQSPAVTPSYHIGSSSSTSSSVGNGPGTNSNGAVSNSSSTSSNSSINNNSKNNPSSGHTSGTPTPYAQAVAPPPSTTNTSQPRPPSVQQNTSKQNGATSYSSVVADNSTDTALSNSSQSQSSQSVIHNPPTSTAKETNSVSQPSSSSSTSTGPSLLLPLNVNPPSSPTPSFSDPKPSQPLLNGPPQFSSMPEIKSDPLPDIWRNKLPNIEAPLPCYSLNSICRAKAPEPLSTLKSMAERAAIGTSLEDSVPLILPEREIMITTTATQPPATQPSTQLSEVNIPLSLGVCPLGPVPLTTDQLYQQAMEDAAWHHMPHPSDSERIRQYLPRNPCPTPQYHHQMPPPHSDTVEFYQRLSTETLFFIFYYLEGTKAQYLAAKALKKQSWRFHTKYMMWFQRHEEPKTITDEFEQGTYIYFDYEKWGQRKKEGFTFEYRYLEDRDLQ from the exons CATCCTGCCTGTATAAAGTATGAAGAAAACCCATCTCTAGTGAAGGAAATATGGCGGATAAGAGAAAACTACAGGGTAA GAGAGATTGATCGGTGTTTGAAAAAGGTGTCAGAAGGAGTGGAGCAGTTTGAAGACATTTGGCAAAAG TTGTCTTCAATGTCTTCGCAGCTACACAATGCGGCAAATGCCAACCAGAAAGAGAAATATGAAGCAGACTTAAAGAAAGAGATTAAGAAGCTACAG AGATTGCGGGACCAAATAAAGACATGGGTGGCATCTAATGAGATCAAGGACAAGAGGCAGCTTATTGAAAACCGAAAACTAATAGAAACG CAAATGGAAAGGTTCAAAGTAGTAGAACGGGAGACAAAGACAAAAGCGTACTCCAAGGAAGGTCTTGGGCTCGCTCAGAAGGTGGACCCAGCGCAGAAAGAGAAGGAAGAAGTTGGACAGTGGCTAACG AACACAATTGACTCTTTGAACATGGGCGTGGATCAGTTTGAGAGTGAAGTAGAGTCTTTGTCGGTACAAACGCGGAAAAAGAAAGGAGACAAGGAT CAGAAGCAGGACAGGATCGAGGGACTGAAGCGGCACATAGAGCGACATCGGTACCACATACGAATGCTGGAAACCATTCTGCGAATGTTGGATAATGACTCAATCAATGTGGATTCAATCAGGAAGATTAAAGATGATGTAGAATACTACTTGGACTCTTCGCAAGATCCAGATTTCGAGGAGAATGAGTTCCTGTATGATGACCTTGATTTAGAAGACATTC CACAGGCGCTGGCAGCTACTTCCCCACCAGGCCACAGTCACATGGAGGATGAGATATTTAACCAATCTAGCAGCACTCCTACCTCCACTACATCAAGCTCTCCTATTCCACCTAGTCCTGCCAACTGCACCACA GAAAACTCTGAAGATGACAAGAAAATCCGAGGCAGGTCTACGGACAGCGAAGTCAGTCAG TCGCCAGCAAAGAACGGTTCTAAAAGTATCCATAACAACCATCATCCGCAGTCCCCTGCAGTGACTCCGAGTTACCACATAGGAAGCAGTTCCAGCACCTCGTCGTCTGTGGGGAACGGGCCGGGTACAAACAGCAATGGCGCAGTATCGAATAGCAGCAGTacgagcagcaacagcagcatcaaCAACAACAGCAAAAACAACCCGTCCAGCGGACACACGTCTGGTACCCCGACACCTTATGCACAGGCGGTGGCTCCTCCTCCCTCTACTACAAACACATCGCAGCCTAGGCCACCTAGTGTACAGCAAAACACGAGCAAGCAAAATGGAGCAACAA GTTACAGCTCTGTAGTAGCAGATAATTCAACAGATACTGCACTTAGTAATAGCAGCCAGTCACAATCAAGCCAGTCTGTGATTCACAACCCACCAACAAGCACTGC GAAGGAGACAAACAGTGTCTCCCAGCCATCCAGCAGCAGTAGTACCAGCACTGGGCCCAGTTTACTTTTACCTTTAAATGTAAATCCTCCTAGTTCGCCAACGCCCAGTTTCAGTGACCCCAAACCCAGCCAGCCACTGCTAAACGGGCCACCCCAGTTCAGCTCCATGCCAGAGATCAAG TCTGATCCACTGCCGGACATATGGAGAAACAAACTTCCTAATATTGAAGCCCCACTGCCTTGTTACTCTCTGAATTCAATATGCAGAGCCAAG GCGCCAGAGCCTCTAAGTACACTGAAATCCATGGCTGAACGGGCAGCTATTGGAACAAGCTTAGAAGATTCAGTTCCTCTCATTTTGCCTGAGCGGG AAATTATGATCACTACAACCGCAACACAGCCTCCCGCTACTCAACCCTCAACGCAGCTTTCTGAAGTGAATATCCCTCTGTCACTGGGGGTGTGTCCTCTGGGTCCTGTGCCCCTCACCACAGATCAGCTTTACCAGCAAGCGATGGAAGATGCAGCGTGGCATCATATGCCTCACCCGTCTGATTCAGAAAGAATACG gCAATATCTCCCACGAAATCCGTGCCCAACGCCTCAGTATCACCACCAGATGCCCCCACCTCATTCGGACACAGTAGAGTTCTACCAGCGACTTTCCACAGAGACTCTCTTCTTTATCTTCTACTATCTGGAG GGCACTAAAGCACAGTATTTAGCTGCTAAAGCTCTGAAGAAACAGTCTTGGAGGTTTCACACCAAATACATGATGTGGTTTCAGAGACACGAAGAGCCCAAGACGATAACAGATGAGTTTGAGCAG GGGACATATATATACTTTGACTATGAAAAATGGGGCCAGAGGAAGAAAGAAGGATTTACATTTGAATACCGTTATCTTGAGGATCGTGATTTACAATGA
- the CNOT3 gene encoding CCR4-NOT transcription complex subunit 3 isoform X9: MADKRKLQGEIDRCLKKVSEGVEQFEDIWQKLHNAANANQKEKYEADLKKEIKKLQRLRDQIKTWVASNEIKDKRQLIENRKLIETQMERFKVVERETKTKAYSKEGLGLAQKVDPAQKEKEEVGQWLTNTIDSLNMGVDQFESEVESLSVQTRKKKGDKDQKQDRIEGLKRHIERHRYHIRMLETILRMLDNDSINVDSIRKIKDDVEYYLDSSQDPDFEENEFLYDDLDLEDIPQALAATSPPGHSHMEDEIFNQSSSTPTSTTSSSPIPPSPANCTTENSEDDKKIRGRSTDSEVSQSPAKNGSKSIHNNHHPQSPAVTPSYHIGSSSSTSSSVGNGPGTNSNGAVSNSSSTSSNSSINNNSKNNPSSGHTSGTPTPYAQAVAPPPSTTNTSQPRPPSVQQNTSKQNGATSYSSVVADNSTDTALSNSSQSQSSQSVIHNPPTSTAKETNSVSQPSSSSSTSTGPSLLLPLNVNPPSSPTPSFSDPKPSQPLLNGPPQFSSMPEIKAPEPLSTLKSMAERAAIGTSLEDSVPLILPEREIMITTTATQPPATQPSTQLSEVNIPLSLGVCPLGPVPLTTDQLYQQAMEDAAWHHMPHPSDSERIRQYLPRNPCPTPQYHHQMPPPHSDTVEFYQRLSTETLFFIFYYLEGTKAQYLAAKALKKQSWRFHTKYMMWFQRHEEPKTITDEFEQGTYIYFDYEKWGQRKKEGFTFEYRYLEDRDLQ, translated from the exons ATGGCGGATAAGAGAAAACTACAGG GAGAGATTGATCGGTGTTTGAAAAAGGTGTCAGAAGGAGTGGAGCAGTTTGAAGACATTTGGCAAAAG CTACACAATGCGGCAAATGCCAACCAGAAAGAGAAATATGAAGCAGACTTAAAGAAAGAGATTAAGAAGCTACAG AGATTGCGGGACCAAATAAAGACATGGGTGGCATCTAATGAGATCAAGGACAAGAGGCAGCTTATTGAAAACCGAAAACTAATAGAAACG CAAATGGAAAGGTTCAAAGTAGTAGAACGGGAGACAAAGACAAAAGCGTACTCCAAGGAAGGTCTTGGGCTCGCTCAGAAGGTGGACCCAGCGCAGAAAGAGAAGGAAGAAGTTGGACAGTGGCTAACG AACACAATTGACTCTTTGAACATGGGCGTGGATCAGTTTGAGAGTGAAGTAGAGTCTTTGTCGGTACAAACGCGGAAAAAGAAAGGAGACAAGGAT CAGAAGCAGGACAGGATCGAGGGACTGAAGCGGCACATAGAGCGACATCGGTACCACATACGAATGCTGGAAACCATTCTGCGAATGTTGGATAATGACTCAATCAATGTGGATTCAATCAGGAAGATTAAAGATGATGTAGAATACTACTTGGACTCTTCGCAAGATCCAGATTTCGAGGAGAATGAGTTCCTGTATGATGACCTTGATTTAGAAGACATTC CACAGGCGCTGGCAGCTACTTCCCCACCAGGCCACAGTCACATGGAGGATGAGATATTTAACCAATCTAGCAGCACTCCTACCTCCACTACATCAAGCTCTCCTATTCCACCTAGTCCTGCCAACTGCACCACA GAAAACTCTGAAGATGACAAGAAAATCCGAGGCAGGTCTACGGACAGCGAAGTCAGTCAG TCGCCAGCAAAGAACGGTTCTAAAAGTATCCATAACAACCATCATCCGCAGTCCCCTGCAGTGACTCCGAGTTACCACATAGGAAGCAGTTCCAGCACCTCGTCGTCTGTGGGGAACGGGCCGGGTACAAACAGCAATGGCGCAGTATCGAATAGCAGCAGTacgagcagcaacagcagcatcaaCAACAACAGCAAAAACAACCCGTCCAGCGGACACACGTCTGGTACCCCGACACCTTATGCACAGGCGGTGGCTCCTCCTCCCTCTACTACAAACACATCGCAGCCTAGGCCACCTAGTGTACAGCAAAACACGAGCAAGCAAAATGGAGCAACAA GTTACAGCTCTGTAGTAGCAGATAATTCAACAGATACTGCACTTAGTAATAGCAGCCAGTCACAATCAAGCCAGTCTGTGATTCACAACCCACCAACAAGCACTGC GAAGGAGACAAACAGTGTCTCCCAGCCATCCAGCAGCAGTAGTACCAGCACTGGGCCCAGTTTACTTTTACCTTTAAATGTAAATCCTCCTAGTTCGCCAACGCCCAGTTTCAGTGACCCCAAACCCAGCCAGCCACTGCTAAACGGGCCACCCCAGTTCAGCTCCATGCCAGAGATCAAG GCGCCAGAGCCTCTAAGTACACTGAAATCCATGGCTGAACGGGCAGCTATTGGAACAAGCTTAGAAGATTCAGTTCCTCTCATTTTGCCTGAGCGGG AAATTATGATCACTACAACCGCAACACAGCCTCCCGCTACTCAACCCTCAACGCAGCTTTCTGAAGTGAATATCCCTCTGTCACTGGGGGTGTGTCCTCTGGGTCCTGTGCCCCTCACCACAGATCAGCTTTACCAGCAAGCGATGGAAGATGCAGCGTGGCATCATATGCCTCACCCGTCTGATTCAGAAAGAATACG gCAATATCTCCCACGAAATCCGTGCCCAACGCCTCAGTATCACCACCAGATGCCCCCACCTCATTCGGACACAGTAGAGTTCTACCAGCGACTTTCCACAGAGACTCTCTTCTTTATCTTCTACTATCTGGAG GGCACTAAAGCACAGTATTTAGCTGCTAAAGCTCTGAAGAAACAGTCTTGGAGGTTTCACACCAAATACATGATGTGGTTTCAGAGACACGAAGAGCCCAAGACGATAACAGATGAGTTTGAGCAG GGGACATATATATACTTTGACTATGAAAAATGGGGCCAGAGGAAGAAAGAAGGATTTACATTTGAATACCGTTATCTTGAGGATCGTGATTTACAATGA
- the CNOT3 gene encoding CCR4-NOT transcription complex subunit 3 isoform X6 has product MADKRKLQGEIDRCLKKVSEGVEQFEDIWQKLSSMSSQLHNAANANQKEKYEADLKKEIKKLQRLRDQIKTWVASNEIKDKRQLIENRKLIETQMERFKVVERETKTKAYSKEGLGLAQKVDPAQKEKEEVGQWLTNTIDSLNMGVDQFESEVESLSVQTRKKKGDKDQKQDRIEGLKRHIERHRYHIRMLETILRMLDNDSINVDSIRKIKDDVEYYLDSSQDPDFEENEFLYDDLDLEDIPQALAATSPPGHSHMEDEIFNQSSSTPTSTTSSSPIPPSPANCTTENSEDDKKIRGRSTDSEVSQSPAKNGSKSIHNNHHPQSPAVTPSYHIGSSSSTSSSVGNGPGTNSNGAVSNSSSTSSNSSINNNSKNNPSSGHTSGTPTPYAQAVAPPPSTTNTSQPRPPSVQQNTSKQNGATSYSSVVADNSTDTALSNSSQSQSSQSVIHNPPTSTAKETNSVSQPSSSSSTSTGPSLLLPLNVNPPSSPTPSFSDPKPSQPLLNGPPQFSSMPEIKSDPLPDIWRNKLPNIEAPLPCYSLNSICRAKAPEPLSTLKSMAERAAIGTSLEDSVPLILPEREIMITTTATQPPATQPSTQLSEVNIPLSLGVCPLGPVPLTTDQLYQQAMEDAAWHHMPHPSDSERIRQYLPRNPCPTPQYHHQMPPPHSDTVEFYQRLSTETLFFIFYYLEGTKAQYLAAKALKKQSWRFHTKYMMWFQRHEEPKTITDEFEQGTYIYFDYEKWGQRKKEGFTFEYRYLEDRDLQ; this is encoded by the exons ATGGCGGATAAGAGAAAACTACAGG GAGAGATTGATCGGTGTTTGAAAAAGGTGTCAGAAGGAGTGGAGCAGTTTGAAGACATTTGGCAAAAG TTGTCTTCAATGTCTTCGCAGCTACACAATGCGGCAAATGCCAACCAGAAAGAGAAATATGAAGCAGACTTAAAGAAAGAGATTAAGAAGCTACAG AGATTGCGGGACCAAATAAAGACATGGGTGGCATCTAATGAGATCAAGGACAAGAGGCAGCTTATTGAAAACCGAAAACTAATAGAAACG CAAATGGAAAGGTTCAAAGTAGTAGAACGGGAGACAAAGACAAAAGCGTACTCCAAGGAAGGTCTTGGGCTCGCTCAGAAGGTGGACCCAGCGCAGAAAGAGAAGGAAGAAGTTGGACAGTGGCTAACG AACACAATTGACTCTTTGAACATGGGCGTGGATCAGTTTGAGAGTGAAGTAGAGTCTTTGTCGGTACAAACGCGGAAAAAGAAAGGAGACAAGGAT CAGAAGCAGGACAGGATCGAGGGACTGAAGCGGCACATAGAGCGACATCGGTACCACATACGAATGCTGGAAACCATTCTGCGAATGTTGGATAATGACTCAATCAATGTGGATTCAATCAGGAAGATTAAAGATGATGTAGAATACTACTTGGACTCTTCGCAAGATCCAGATTTCGAGGAGAATGAGTTCCTGTATGATGACCTTGATTTAGAAGACATTC CACAGGCGCTGGCAGCTACTTCCCCACCAGGCCACAGTCACATGGAGGATGAGATATTTAACCAATCTAGCAGCACTCCTACCTCCACTACATCAAGCTCTCCTATTCCACCTAGTCCTGCCAACTGCACCACA GAAAACTCTGAAGATGACAAGAAAATCCGAGGCAGGTCTACGGACAGCGAAGTCAGTCAG TCGCCAGCAAAGAACGGTTCTAAAAGTATCCATAACAACCATCATCCGCAGTCCCCTGCAGTGACTCCGAGTTACCACATAGGAAGCAGTTCCAGCACCTCGTCGTCTGTGGGGAACGGGCCGGGTACAAACAGCAATGGCGCAGTATCGAATAGCAGCAGTacgagcagcaacagcagcatcaaCAACAACAGCAAAAACAACCCGTCCAGCGGACACACGTCTGGTACCCCGACACCTTATGCACAGGCGGTGGCTCCTCCTCCCTCTACTACAAACACATCGCAGCCTAGGCCACCTAGTGTACAGCAAAACACGAGCAAGCAAAATGGAGCAACAA GTTACAGCTCTGTAGTAGCAGATAATTCAACAGATACTGCACTTAGTAATAGCAGCCAGTCACAATCAAGCCAGTCTGTGATTCACAACCCACCAACAAGCACTGC GAAGGAGACAAACAGTGTCTCCCAGCCATCCAGCAGCAGTAGTACCAGCACTGGGCCCAGTTTACTTTTACCTTTAAATGTAAATCCTCCTAGTTCGCCAACGCCCAGTTTCAGTGACCCCAAACCCAGCCAGCCACTGCTAAACGGGCCACCCCAGTTCAGCTCCATGCCAGAGATCAAG TCTGATCCACTGCCGGACATATGGAGAAACAAACTTCCTAATATTGAAGCCCCACTGCCTTGTTACTCTCTGAATTCAATATGCAGAGCCAAG GCGCCAGAGCCTCTAAGTACACTGAAATCCATGGCTGAACGGGCAGCTATTGGAACAAGCTTAGAAGATTCAGTTCCTCTCATTTTGCCTGAGCGGG AAATTATGATCACTACAACCGCAACACAGCCTCCCGCTACTCAACCCTCAACGCAGCTTTCTGAAGTGAATATCCCTCTGTCACTGGGGGTGTGTCCTCTGGGTCCTGTGCCCCTCACCACAGATCAGCTTTACCAGCAAGCGATGGAAGATGCAGCGTGGCATCATATGCCTCACCCGTCTGATTCAGAAAGAATACG gCAATATCTCCCACGAAATCCGTGCCCAACGCCTCAGTATCACCACCAGATGCCCCCACCTCATTCGGACACAGTAGAGTTCTACCAGCGACTTTCCACAGAGACTCTCTTCTTTATCTTCTACTATCTGGAG GGCACTAAAGCACAGTATTTAGCTGCTAAAGCTCTGAAGAAACAGTCTTGGAGGTTTCACACCAAATACATGATGTGGTTTCAGAGACACGAAGAGCCCAAGACGATAACAGATGAGTTTGAGCAG GGGACATATATATACTTTGACTATGAAAAATGGGGCCAGAGGAAGAAAGAAGGATTTACATTTGAATACCGTTATCTTGAGGATCGTGATTTACAATGA